CCCTGCGGGCCCTCGCGAGCGCCGGAGCCCAGGTGCGGGAGGCGATGACGCTGACCGACGAGGCCGGGATCGACCGGCTGGCCCGCAGCGAGCGGCCGCGGTCGGTCCTCGTGGCCGCCATCGGCGGCTCCTCGATCGTCGCGGAGGTCCTCGAGCTGCTCGCCGAGCCGGGCTCGCCGGTGCCCGTCCAGGCGCGGCGCAACCTGCCGCTCCCGGGCTGGGTCGGCCCGATGGACCTCGTGGTCGCCGTGTCGCTCTCCGGCCGCGCACCCGGGCCGTTGGCGGTGGCCGCCGAGGCGGCCCGCCGTGGCGCGATGCTGCTCACGGTCGGGGCCGACGACTCACCCCTCGCGGAGGTGTGCCGCCGTGCCCGCGGGGTGCACGTCGGGGTGGGCAGCGGAGGGCGCACCAGCTCCCGCACCGCCCTGTGGACCCTGCTGACCCCGGTCCTCATCGGGGCCGACCGCCTCGGCCTGCTGGAGGCCTCCCCGGACATGGTCGTCGGGGTCGCCGACCGGCTCGACACGCGCGCCGAGGAGTTCCGCCCCTCCTCCGACGCCTTCGTCAACCCCGCCAAGGTGCTCGCCGTGCAGCTGGCCGAGACCGTGCCGGTCGTCCTGGGGGACGGGCCGCTGGGCGGCGTGGCGGCAGCCCGCGCCGCCTCGATGCTGGCCCGCACGGCGCGCATCCCGGCGACCTTCGGCGAGCTGCCGGACGCGGCCAGCGGCATCGTCGCCTGCTTCGACGGCCCCTACACCGCCATCGGCGGGCGGCGGCCGGGCACCTACGACGACGCCCGCATCCGGCTGGGCGACATCGA
This genomic window from Serinicoccus chungangensis contains:
- a CDS encoding SIS domain-containing protein encodes the protein MPYIDEALLDDPDELARKDSRETLRALASAGAQVREAMTLTDEAGIDRLARSERPRSVLVAAIGGSSIVAEVLELLAEPGSPVPVQARRNLPLPGWVGPMDLVVAVSLSGRAPGPLAVAAEAARRGAMLLTVGADDSPLAEVCRRARGVHVGVGSGGRTSSRTALWTLLTPVLIGADRLGLLEASPDMVVGVADRLDTRAEEFRPSSDAFVNPAKVLAVQLAETVPVVLGDGPLGGVAAARAASMLARTARIPATFGELPDAASGIVACFDGPYTAIGGRRPGTYDDARIRLGDIDTSRWEPHHFSEPEGELMERPTGPGGGAPRDDLFADPYLDGPAPPRLGLLMLRDAPAEPPTRESAQAEALTDAVLTTAREAGVRVMEVQAESGPPIVRLADHVAAVDYAATYLAIGLGLDPSVSPHVADLRDRTR